Within Ipomoea triloba cultivar NCNSP0323 chromosome 9, ASM357664v1, the genomic segment TACGTCGGTattcggtttcggtcggttatttCGGTAACAGAATAACCGAAGCTAAGCTGCTTGAGAAGTGAGAACTGGGAAATGGGAATACGAAAGTCTGGACTTCCTTAGAAACTCGGTGATGACTTTGAGTCTCCGACTTTCGGCGAGCTAGCAACGAACAGACGATGAGACGACAAAGATGAGCACAGGCCGCACAGAACAGCGACTCCGGCGAGGCAGAGAAGCAGTCGGCACTCGACAGTAAGCTGAGGCGCAGAGCACTGAAGTCTGAAGAAACTGAGGAGTGAGCACTGCACTTAGGTTGTTAGGCGTGGGTGAGTGGGTGACTTCACAACCCAATGTCACTAACTCCACTTTTACAAAGAAAATGccacaaaacacacaaacccaaAACCCACTacccaaaaataagaaaagtctGCCACACAAATGACAAAACCCAAAACCCAACCCACTACCTTAATACCATGCTGGACGAAATTCTGGTCACTCAAGCTCCCTCCAAAGatcaaaacattttttttggcAGCCATGTTCTTCTTCCCTTCCAACGCACGATAACTTAAAATCCAAGATGGTCCAAGTGCCTGATGTCTGTCAAATCTGCAACTGTAAGATGCCCTCTCACTCGAGACTGTTGGGATATCATTGGAGGAATCGATTATCTTTCCTACTCTTCTTTTATTGATTGGCTGAACATCATATTCTCCTCTAAATCTGACCATGACTTATGCATTATTATCTCTACCTGCTGGAAAATTTGGGATGCAAGAAACCAAAAAATTTGGAATAATTCTATCCTGTTGGCCTCCCATATCTGCCAGAGTGCTATGAATTTCTTATCTGATTGGTCTTATGTTAATATTGTTGGGTCCCTCCAAGTGGAAGGACAAAgtgcaacaaaacaaaaaaaaaaaacaataaaaaaaaaaactttttccatGTTTTGTGTTTGTGTGTCGGCAGTGGTGAGCAGAAAAAGTTGAGGGAATTTTTGATGATTCctattcttctctctttttcggcCAACAGAGAAAAAACAgaacaagaaaaaaattatctttCTTCTCATTTCCATTCGGCAGTCTGCAGCAGAGGGAAGaaaccattttctcttctcATCTTGGTGCCATTTTGTCATGGAGTTTGCCTAAGCTTCTTGGGTTCATCTTAATCAATTctttgaggtcagcttgtatttattccaggcatctctttggataatctcgtaatatttgtattcatttttatcctagttttggagattgaatattttgagtacgagatattattccttttagcctgtgaatattataagaatgttttggcctaggagttgttgtatttgatgatttgtggatgtaTGGCTCACGTGGTAGCCTGaaactttgtacccgagatttgtgatagtggaaattgttgttgttggtggcccgtggtttttccccgtggttttggggttttccacgtaaatcttgtgttccttgtgttcatatttattcttgggctattgtgtattatctcctatttgtgtaccgtgtcgggtctgtgattttgattgtcacagcaagtgggatttttcccaacaaatATTACTGTGAATGTTACTGTCAGGCCACCTAGAGACAACACTGCTTGGACAAGACCCCCCTGGGGTATGCTCAAACTCAATGTGGACGCAGCCATTGATCAAAATAGGAACAAGATGGGCTTCGGCTTTGTTATTCGTGACTCTATGGGCTGTTTCATTGCTGCGAGGTGTCTACCTTGGAGAGCTGCCTTCAATCCACCGGAAGCAGAAGTAATGGGCATTCGTGAAGCACTAAAATGGATTTCGTGAAGCACTAAAATGGATTAGAGACTTCGGCATCAACAACCTCCAACTAGAGAGTGACTGCCAGCAAGCCATTCTTGGCGTTTTTCACTCTTATGATTCTGTCTCATATTTTGATATTCTCCTTGATGATGTTAGATACATAGCTTCTAGTTTTGTTAACTTAAGCTTTTTGTTTGCTAAACGGTCTGCGAACAGGGTTGCCCATTGTTTAGCTCGGGAATCCTTGTCCATGCCTGACCGTATTGACTGTTTTACTCATCCTTTTCCTTCCGTTGCTCACGTTTTGAGCTTGGATTCTACTTAATGATATTACGtctttgatttcaaaaaaaaaaaaaaaaaactaatccaCTTTTTAGGCAACCTTCCTTTtatttacggagtatatatatataatattatataattatatataaacctTTGGTTATACGGTGACCGAATTTTTCAAAGCTTTATAACCGAAAAATAACCGATTAACCGTATAAGTGATCATTTTTGAGGTCTTGTAACCGATAACCGAAATTATCGATCGGTTTTCAGTATTTATGCTCACCCCTACTTCCTTTCCCATGCAGAATCAATCTTAGAGAGCACAACAATAGCGTAAACAAAGTAGCCAACGTGATAATGGTGATCGTTAAATATTTCAAAGCTAAAATCAGCACCAGTATCAGGGAGACGAAGGAGGAGGGGGGAAGGGGGTGGCCGACTAGCCGGCGACCACCCCTgcgttttgtttgttttggttttgtttttttttaaaaaaaaaaacctttttaaattttttttatttttatttttaaagtattatttaaaactattttaaaatgtcaactcaccatcCACTTAAAGTagacaacctgatgaaatggatgatAACATGCtattaggtgaaattgcatatattAGGAGTGTCcagtggtctaattgcatttttttttgtgcagTGGCCTAATTGTATTTTCATATTACGTTCAGTGACCAATTTGCAccttattcttttatttaattatttatttttgtactcaTTTTCAAATACTTTTCAAGGTTGGATTGTAAAACAATGAAGCctttgaagaagaaaatgtgGAAAATTCTAAAGAAGAAAGtgtggaaaactctaaagaaaaAAAGTGGGAAGTCTCTAATTCCatgtattaatttaattatttatttttgtacttatTTTCAATTATGGTGTGCTTATTATTGTAGCGGAAAAAGAAGACTGGATCACTATAAATTAAGagtcaaaattgtcattttgtaattaaatatttatcaaaGTGTACCAAAAATTGGCAAGTTGGTAATGGTGAGTTGGTGACAAATCATGCGTACATTTTATTCTaacatttatattcataatgcaTCTTTTCTTGCTGTACTTCCATAAATTATTCAACAATTAACGTAACTCATATCTCTCATCTCTCTCAACTTCCATTTCATCTCATCTGAGTTTCAATTCAGAAACACCGGACCTGATCGAGATTAGTTGAATTGAAgttggcatatatatatttaattttctctgCTCTGCTCTGCTCTAAGCTACTCCATAAATTCAACAACGAACTCCATCTCCATCCTCATCAACCTAAGGTATGCATCTTTTACACTCTCTCCAACATCACTCATCAATTCCTTTTctgctttcatatatatatatagtttagcaTTCTGTTTTGCCCTCTCAATTCCTTTACCTTTTGCTGCTACACATTTATTCACTAACAGTTTGCTCCATAGAAGTCACCTTCCGTCGGGGAAGGCAGTCAGTTGGTCGGTAGATGGCAACCGGCGAGTCGGTCGCCGGATTTTTACCAAAAATGATGTAGGAACTGAAATGACTTTAATAGTAGGTCATTTACAGGTTTTTGGATTTCATTGCGTCAATATAACAGgtataattgcactttttaaaaatttaaaaacctaattgacttttcaagtaaaatgtagggtttatttgacaatttttttttccttttattttcatttgtaatataatagatttaaaaaaaCTCATGGGTGCAAATGATCAAGTCTCTCAAACATAGGCACcgacaactatatatatatatatagaggctaATGTTCGGTGAGATCACCTCTTCCCATGAGTCCCTTGAGACCTTTCATAAATGCACACATTCTACTATACGAATGCACAGAAAGtatattgtgtgcattcatgcgAGGCAAATTGCACACAATGCAATGAAAATGTTTTCATTTCATCATTTGTAATATAGAACATTTCtatataaacaatttaataGCCCTCAGCATACAAACAATTGAAAAACTTGTAATGGTAACAAactttgcattttttttgttgaatcacATGAATTTTAGAAACTTGCAATGGTTTTGGTGAGTATACTATAATAATTGAGCTAGCAGATTAGATTTTAACCCATCTTGCATTGCATATATGCACCATCTCTGTTAATTATAATCATTCATTCCATTTAATTATTTCCAGAAACACTTtagagaattgaattgaatggcTTTAGATGGTGTAACCACTCTAATCAAAATAGTAGAGCAAGTCCTTATGGAGCCGAAACTAGTTTCGATTTTTGATGCTGGAGGAATGAAGGTGTGGCTGCTCGAAACCATCGAGTTGCTGTCTGCCAAGCTCTGCATTCTGCAAGCATTTTTGGAGGAGAGAAAAATGGGGAATGGCAGCTGGTTTGAAGATAACGTTGTTGGAATATATGACAATTCCAAGTATGAAATCAAATCTAAACTGGGACTAGTCTATTCGGAAGCTAAATGCGGGCATCTTCTTGGGACCTTGAAACAAATGGTAACACAAAttgagaaaattgaaaattggaTGCTGATGATAAAAAAAGCAGCTGCTGATGAGGAAAAGAACACCATGGTTTGCGATACCTACCAAAGTGCTTTAGAGCTTGAGAATGAAGTAATTGTAGGAATCCACAATGATATAGAGAAGATAGTTAACCGCCTCTGTTATTCACACTTTATGAGATCAGTTTTCACCATTTTGAAGAATAATAACATTCACAAGTTTCAGAAATACGTTGAAAACACTGTGCTTAAACTACAAGTTATTCCACTCGTTGGGGAAGGAGGCATAGGAAAAACTACATTAGCCAAAAGAGTCTATGCACATCCAACTACTATTGCTAGCTTTGACATTCGAGCCTGGGTAGTTTTGTCTCAGCTTCCTAACCTCAAAGAGATTCTCATTGGTCTATTACGTTGTATTTCACCAATAACAAGTGAAATCTACACCATAGATGATGCTCAAATAGCTGAGAAATTATGCACAAGTTTGATGGGCAAGAAGTATTTAGTTTTCTTGGATGATATGTGGACCACTTGTGCATGGGATGTCATCAAAGGATATTTTCCAGAGAATTTTAATGGAAGCCGAATCTTAGTAACTACTCGGTTCACAAATGTGGCTGAATACTTAAGTGCAGATCCCTACCATGTGAAATATCAAAGTGTAGAGAATCTATGGGAATTACTTTCAAGGAAAGTATTTAGGCAAAGCCAATGGGTTGAATCCGTGGACAACGGAGACATGAGGAGCAAACTTCGTATTGCAAAAAGGATTGTTTTTGGTTGCAGTGGATTACCACTAGAAGTTGTTGTGATTGCTGGACTTTTAGCGGCAACAAAAGAGTCGCTAGAAATATGGAGAGATGTTGGGGAAACTTTGGATAGAGTTGATAATGACAACAGAATTTCAAAAATACTTTCATTGAGCTACAACTACTTACCTCCTCACTTGAAACCTTGCTTTCATTATTTTGGTGTGTTTCCTGAAGACAACGTCATTCCCGTTAAGAGATTAATCAACTTATGGATTGCAGAGGGGTTTTTAATGCCACATGAAAATATGAGTTTGGAAGAAGTGGCAGAGAGTAGTTACTTGCGTGATCTCATTAATAGAGGTTTAGTTCAGATTAATGAGCTAAGTATTTATGGgaaagttaaatcatgtaaagttcATGATCGAGTGCACGAGGTCTGTGTGAGACAAGCCATAAAGGGGAATGGTTTGTGCATTATCAATGACAACCATGTTCCAAAGGCTAGACATTGGTTAAGCTGTCAAACAAGTCATTGGCCAATCACTCGATCGAGTTATGGGAATTGTAGTCCTGATGAAATCCATTCTGTTCTCTGGTTTGGTAAAGATGTATACCATTCAAAATGCAAGTTGGTATACCCATGTTTGAAATTGCTAAAAGTATTGGATTTATCATTAGTTAAATGGTCACGAGGCATGCCTCGTGAAATAACAGACTTGGTTCATTTGAGATACTTGGCTTTAAATACCATTGGTTCTCTTTACAAGTTTCAGTTTTTTAAGCTTAAAAATTTGCTTACTCTCATAGTTACTTCATGGATGGAAAAATGTCCTTTGCAACTGCGATGTAATATTTTGGATTTGCCACAATTGAGGCATTTGCATGTTGACAAGAGATGTTCACAGTATCTCCCTTGCTTAGTCAAAAAGAATCTGCAAACTCTTTATTGGTTGAAAGTTGCTAGCTCTGACAGAAAACCAAACTTTAGAATGGTTCCAAACCTAAAGGAACTTGGGATTTACATTGAAGGGCAATTGGCGCCTAGCTATCTTGGGAGCCTTGTGCATTTACATCTACTTGAGAAGTTGAAGTTTGAAGTAGGAAGAGTTGAGCGCTTTTGTCTTCCAACAGGATTTCCACCAAACCTTAAGAAGTTGACACTTAGCTATACTTATCTTCCATGGAATGAGATAGACACAATTGGGGAGTTGCCGCACCTTGAGGTGCTTAAACTAAAAGATTTTGCCTTCTGTGGCTCAATGTGGAAACCATCGAAGCAGGGCTTTCGGGAATTAAAGGCACTTCTTATTTCACGATCAAATCTCAAACATTGGTATGCAAGTTCTAATAATTTTCCAGTTTTGGAGCGCCTAGTCTTAAGATATTGTTGGGAATTGAAACAAATTCCAATTAATTTTGCAAAAATTGAAACACTGAAGTTAATTGTATTAGAATGCTGTTATTCTTCTCTTGTGACTTCTGCAACGCAGATTTCTTCTGTAAAAAGCATAATATTAAAGGGAAAGGGAGGTTGTCCACTTCGTGTTCGTAAAGTTGGAACTAAGGTTTCTCTCTATTTCTTGTTCATTATTTGAAACTATTAGTTTTAATTTCTGCCTTCTAATTCCTTgtgttaatttaattatttatttttgtactcaTTTTCAATTACTTTTTAAGGTTGAAATGCCAAATTATgaaagctttgaagaagaaagtgtgggAAGCTCTAACGAATTGAGTGTGAGGAAATATCTAAAGGAGAAGGTTTCGAAATCTCTGAATGCATTCAAAGAATTGAAGAGGAAAGTGTTGTAAGCTCTAAGAAGAAAGTGACTGAGGAATTTGTTAATTTTGGGCTTAATATGAACTTTTATAAAAGCCAAGGTATGTATATACCTATGAAACTTATACTTAAACTCCATATTAACTTTTGCAATTGCCAATTACTTTCTAGTTTTATTTAAAGAGTTATTTCCAACTTTAATAAATGAACTATTTGATTGGTACTTCCCATCATCAACctcaaaatcaataaaaaaaaaatttggtacCTGAGTTTTTAAAACTTGCCACTAGCTTTATAGTCCTATAGTCAGGTACTAAATCTAGCACTAAATTTTGTTCTTcttggactaaaagtggaaagtTTTCAAAGTCGTTAGGCACTAAATGTAGTCAATTTTGGAAGTTGGTAACCACAAAAGTGAAAAATCCAACAGTCGTCTAGTCGAGGGACTAAAACAGGAATCCAATAGTTGATAAATGCACCATTTATTGTAACTTTGTCCAAAGAGGTTATTCTGATATGTTGCAATTGAATTTGAGCTTCACTTTATCTTTCAGCTTGTAGGTTCTGGCTGCAGTTTATAAGGTCTTCATTGCTGAATAAGTTTTTTGTTGCTTTCACGAGTTCATGCACGGGATAATGTTGATAAATATAGCCACTTGTCCAGTCCAATCTAGATTGGTGGTGATCTGTCTCTTTGGTTCGGAATTTGCCTAATCACTTTCGGGAGAAAACAAACAGAAAAGATTTCTCGCTGTAATTCTTCAAGTGCAGCTCAGAGATGCATCAATATAAGATGTTGTATTTTTGGTTTCCATTTGATCTCAACAATTCAGTTGTGTGTTATGATGTTTTTGTGCTCCAATGACACCATGGCTAAGTTGTAATAATCCACTGTTCAATTCAATATTCTTTTACAACATATTAGAATGCCTTTTGGTGCCAATGAAACCTGCATTCATGAAGGCTTAAAAAGAGACACTACAAATTGCTTGAGAGCTTCATTCCATAAACTTCTATCATTCCAAAATCTGCGATAAGTCTTTCTCAAGTTATGGAAATGCATAGAACTATGCACATATGCATTATCTACCCTTTGAGTGGTACTTATACTTGAGATCAATTAAACTCTTCATTTAGACTTGAggatgtaataattttaaaaaattatttaaccattttttcCAAATTTTGACAGTTATGTATGTAACTAATTGAggatgtaataattttaaaaaattgaattttatttttctggtgACCAACTATTCTTAATCAGAGTTCTCaaaatcttaaaatttgtgAACTTTGACAAGAGACTAGGTCCTTTGGAaacttgaaaaatgacttccataagttattttttgaattttttagtgTTAGCTATCAGCGGACAATACTCATTTAGTcattttaataaaagaaaaaatgatttattttggcgaaaaatgtcacattttcaactttttttacTCGAAGACATTTTTATGGATTCTTATCCACACTTagttctctctctttctcttccttTTAGTGGTGTAAACTGTCAAATCACAAGTTGAGCCATCATATGtatgattattatttaaattgaattgTGTTAGTCTagttaaaatatgaatatgattggACTGGactaatcaataaaaaaaacttagctCAGCTTGGCCTAGAACCCAAAAcgttaaaaacaaaatttcaatttctttaatttagcttagaaatattacatttatcaataaCCGATTAAAATACAGATTGAGCTAACCCGAACGAAGTAATAAAAATCTTAACTCAACCTacaacataaaaatatatatatatattttttgttcttcaattttGTTAGTTAAGAGTCACtacatttaacaattttttattaaatatgggAGTATGAATTTGGCGAGGCCAAACTAACATTATAAAAATCTTGATTTCACCGACCcacatcttaaaaaaaaaacatttcttcaatttattcagttcatgattattatatttatcaatttataaatttattattattattattattattattattattattattattattattattattattattattattatatgttagtATGTTACAa encodes:
- the LOC116029158 gene encoding putative late blight resistance protein homolog R1B-14 — encoded protein: MALDGVTTLIKIVEQVLMEPKLVSIFDAGGMKVWLLETIELLSAKLCILQAFLEERKMGNGSWFEDNVVGIYDNSKYEIKSKLGLVYSEAKCGHLLGTLKQMVTQIEKIENWMLMIKKAAADEEKNTMVCDTYQSALELENEVIVGIHNDIEKIVNRLCYSHFMRSVFTILKNNNIHKFQKYVENTVLKLQVIPLVGEGGIGKTTLAKRVYAHPTTIASFDIRAWVVLSQLPNLKEILIGLLRCISPITSEIYTIDDAQIAEKLCTSLMGKKYLVFLDDMWTTCAWDVIKGYFPENFNGSRILVTTRFTNVAEYLSADPYHVKYQSVENLWELLSRKVFRQSQWVESVDNGDMRSKLRIAKRIVFGCSGLPLEVVVIAGLLAATKESLEIWRDVGETLDRVDNDNRISKILSLSYNYLPPHLKPCFHYFGVFPEDNVIPVKRLINLWIAEGFLMPHENMSLEEVAESSYLRDLINRGLVQINELSIYGKVKSCKVHDRVHEVCVRQAIKGNGLCIINDNHVPKARHWLSCQTSHWPITRSSYGNCSPDEIHSVLWFGKDVYHSKCKLVYPCLKLLKVLDLSLVKWSRGMPREITDLVHLRYLALNTIGSLYKFQFFKLKNLLTLIVTSWMEKCPLQLRCNILDLPQLRHLHVDKRCSQYLPCLVKKNLQTLYWLKVASSDRKPNFRMVPNLKELGIYIEGQLAPSYLGSLVHLHLLEKLKFEVGRVERFCLPTGFPPNLKKLTLSYTYLPWNEIDTIGELPHLEVLKLKDFAFCGSMWKPSKQGFRELKALLISRSNLKHWYASSNNFPVLERLVLRYCWELKQIPINFAKIETLKLIVLECCYSSLVTSATQISSVKSIILKGKGGCPLRVRKVGTKVEMPNYESFEEESVGSSNELSVRKYLKEKVSKSLNAFKELKRKVL